In one window of Burkholderia cenocepacia DNA:
- a CDS encoding PAAR domain-containing protein, protein MARAMICVGDTTTHGGRVQEGSATATIEGKPIAGVGHKVLCPQCKGIFPILPTGRQYSHTFDGRETAVEGMKTACGATLIASQSSATFDDVGSGTATTGGASAAIATTAAALAPSPTLCLECLKAAAENAATMIARG, encoded by the coding sequence ATGGCCCGAGCCATGATCTGCGTCGGCGACACGACGACGCATGGCGGCCGCGTGCAGGAGGGCAGCGCGACCGCGACAATTGAGGGAAAGCCCATTGCCGGCGTCGGACACAAGGTACTTTGCCCGCAGTGCAAGGGGATCTTTCCGATCCTTCCCACCGGACGGCAATACTCGCACACGTTCGACGGACGAGAAACCGCCGTCGAGGGTATGAAAACCGCGTGCGGCGCGACGCTGATCGCATCGCAGTCGTCAGCAACGTTCGACGACGTCGGATCGGGCACAGCGACGACTGGAGGCGCAAGTGCCGCCATCGCAACGACTGCCGCTGCGCTCGCTCCCTCGCCGACGCTCTGTCTCGAATGCCTGAAAGCTGCGGCCGAGAATGCCGCGACGATGATCGCGCGCGGGTAG
- a CDS encoding SOS response-associated peptidase family protein, producing MCTNYVAPGEDPGLSELKIDSFHDLYRWTPWKPEIYQDYDAPIVGYVDGQFKPLIASFGFVPRAVQKERIEAAKAAGKKPDIMRTLMNVRDDNVGKSRLFAPTWRAGGRCLIPAKYVVEPSYPEAYEGEDGKWVLGPCVWQRISVIDRPTMCVAGIWQTLRRRDGAELNAMAMLTVNADGHPLMSRMHKPFDEKRSVVILRPDDWEEWLTTPNIEAARAMLQLYPADEMFAEPK from the coding sequence GTGTGCACCAACTACGTCGCGCCGGGCGAAGATCCAGGCCTGAGTGAGCTGAAGATTGACAGCTTTCATGATCTGTACCGGTGGACGCCGTGGAAGCCGGAGATCTACCAGGACTACGACGCCCCGATCGTCGGTTACGTCGACGGGCAGTTCAAGCCTCTGATTGCCAGCTTCGGCTTCGTGCCGCGCGCGGTCCAGAAGGAGCGAATTGAAGCGGCAAAGGCGGCCGGCAAGAAGCCCGACATCATGCGTACACTGATGAACGTGCGTGATGACAACGTCGGGAAGTCGCGGCTATTCGCTCCAACATGGCGAGCCGGGGGCCGCTGCCTGATCCCGGCCAAATACGTCGTCGAGCCGTCGTATCCGGAGGCGTATGAAGGCGAGGATGGCAAATGGGTGCTCGGGCCATGCGTGTGGCAGCGCATCAGCGTGATCGATCGCCCCACCATGTGCGTCGCCGGTATCTGGCAAACGCTGCGTCGCCGGGATGGCGCGGAGCTCAATGCGATGGCGATGCTTACGGTCAACGCTGACGGACACCCCTTGATGTCGCGAATGCACAAGCCTTTCGACGAGAAGCGCTCGGTCGTGATCCTGCGACCGGACGACTGGGAGGAGTGGCTGACGACGCCGAACATTGAGGCAGCGCGAGCGATGTTGCAACTCTATCCGGCGGACGAAATGTTCGCAGAACCAAAGTAA
- a CDS encoding helix-turn-helix domain-containing protein, translated as MKTEFRIYIPRSLAPDLAARARIRREALGKSVSEMAALVDVTPPTIARWESGDLPASMTPIRIEAWEAALQVPVGWLLSPDGKLVSDIVFAESDRVSITASVQSDRVFIPTDASHALGLRAHARRRKLGLTRAQVGEAAGISIQTLLKWEKGELPRTIHIDRLHAWETALALPAGWLLAPGGEEPMIPASNRQRVTIVADTISDAIRQVAICLATRGRNLAFPDRQIGSGAQRDADLFACRYGVSGAEGNTLNELAAPLGITRERVRQIIEKLIEKSSQFEFDIPVLDALVLQCTPHLPCPVSLLNSQLRTQLGEYLTLEGASAFANDLLGKRIVRISEPIAQPGGLRVDLWAYGLSEDDVTLADDVKAVRSVAYAMIRSCGVAHLPTVAGTALLAHGRDYTSVTNMLESVEGFEWLDADRSWFWFGSEKPSHNIILSVARKIFAVARGRVDIDDLLAAIMRFRSRTATVEFDRDRTLMLIPPIHIARAVLERVTWLHVVQHDDYRANTTLSPAVELSETELRLVAALEARDGVASRFELRSALPDIKLITFSAALMTTPVVRLVSHGIYAIIGRPVSPTAFTRATSPREGAPNRIEVRRHSDGSVSFPYVVTEFAVESKVCVIPAAAVPHVPEGQYSVRDSTSTVDCVNRSSGATVLNRLVQAMLTQGYDSGDVVRIMIHPGCRIIELAPDDGTMVA; from the coding sequence GTGAAAACCGAATTCCGAATATATATCCCGCGATCTCTGGCGCCCGATCTCGCGGCTCGCGCACGCATTCGCCGTGAGGCATTGGGAAAGTCGGTGTCGGAAATGGCGGCGCTTGTCGATGTTACGCCGCCGACGATTGCTCGATGGGAATCGGGTGATTTGCCTGCCAGCATGACGCCGATTCGAATCGAGGCATGGGAAGCTGCGCTGCAAGTACCCGTCGGATGGCTCCTGTCACCGGATGGAAAGCTCGTCTCTGACATTGTTTTTGCAGAGTCCGATCGCGTCTCCATTACGGCATCAGTTCAATCTGACCGAGTGTTCATTCCGACGGACGCTAGCCATGCATTGGGTTTACGTGCGCACGCACGTCGGCGCAAGCTTGGGCTGACGCGGGCGCAAGTTGGCGAGGCGGCCGGCATATCCATACAAACTTTGCTCAAGTGGGAAAAAGGAGAGCTTCCCCGTACGATTCACATCGACCGCCTGCACGCATGGGAGACGGCTCTCGCGCTACCTGCTGGATGGCTCCTTGCGCCCGGCGGCGAAGAGCCGATGATTCCTGCGAGCAACCGACAACGGGTGACTATTGTTGCCGATACCATAAGCGATGCGATCCGCCAAGTTGCGATCTGCCTTGCTACGCGAGGACGGAATCTCGCCTTTCCCGATCGGCAGATAGGCTCGGGCGCACAGCGCGATGCGGATCTTTTTGCATGTCGCTATGGCGTAAGCGGTGCAGAAGGCAATACGCTAAACGAACTTGCTGCTCCGCTCGGAATCACCAGAGAGCGCGTGCGTCAGATTATCGAGAAATTGATCGAGAAATCTTCGCAGTTTGAATTTGATATTCCGGTGCTCGACGCCTTGGTACTTCAGTGCACCCCTCATTTGCCCTGTCCAGTGTCCTTGCTGAATAGCCAACTGCGTACTCAACTGGGCGAATATCTGACGCTGGAGGGCGCAAGCGCTTTTGCCAATGACCTGCTTGGAAAACGCATCGTTCGAATAAGCGAGCCGATTGCTCAACCCGGCGGATTGCGCGTCGATTTATGGGCGTATGGTCTGAGCGAGGATGACGTCACACTTGCCGACGACGTCAAGGCGGTGCGTAGCGTTGCATATGCGATGATCCGCTCCTGCGGCGTGGCTCACCTTCCTACGGTTGCTGGCACCGCGTTACTCGCGCATGGACGCGACTATACGAGTGTCACCAATATGCTGGAGTCGGTAGAGGGCTTTGAGTGGCTTGATGCTGACAGGTCTTGGTTCTGGTTTGGGTCGGAGAAACCCAGCCACAATATTATTCTGAGCGTCGCCCGGAAGATCTTCGCTGTCGCGCGCGGACGAGTCGACATCGATGACCTGCTGGCCGCGATCATGCGATTCCGGAGCCGCACAGCGACGGTGGAGTTCGATCGTGATCGCACGCTCATGCTCATTCCGCCGATCCATATAGCGCGTGCAGTTCTCGAGCGAGTTACGTGGCTTCATGTTGTCCAGCATGACGATTATCGGGCAAACACTACGCTGAGCCCCGCCGTGGAACTATCGGAGACAGAGTTGCGCTTAGTTGCAGCGTTGGAGGCGAGGGACGGCGTGGCCAGTCGTTTTGAGCTGAGATCGGCGCTTCCCGATATCAAATTGATTACGTTCTCGGCGGCCCTTATGACGACTCCGGTTGTACGCCTGGTCAGCCACGGCATTTACGCCATCATAGGAAGACCCGTCTCCCCAACCGCTTTTACACGCGCTACGTCGCCACGTGAGGGAGCGCCCAACCGGATTGAAGTACGTCGTCACTCCGACGGAAGCGTGAGCTTTCCTTACGTCGTTACCGAGTTCGCCGTAGAGAGTAAGGTTTGTGTCATACCGGCGGCCGCTGTACCGCACGTTCCTGAGGGCCAATATAGCGTGCGAGATTCTACGTCGACCGTTGACTGCGTCAATCGCTCGTCGGGAGCGACAGTCCTTAATCGTCTGGTACAAGCGATGCTTACGCAAGGGTACGACTCTGGTGACGTCGTACGCATCATGATCCATCCGGGATGCCGAATTATCGAACTAGCGCCAGATGACGGGACGATGGTGGCATAG
- a CDS encoding winged helix-turn-helix transcriptional regulator gives MDRDELLQYSQTVCDGLRDDDDGLRREVLAHAGSRWSLGVIHTLGVYGRLRHAEIGRRMHGVTQRMLTRTLRQLERDGLVLRHDFDEVPPRVEYELSDTGMDLLVRMVPLWTWIVENADRFREARRSFDSQHRDANS, from the coding sequence TTGGATCGAGACGAACTTCTCCAATATTCGCAGACCGTGTGCGACGGCCTGCGAGACGATGATGACGGGCTCCGGCGAGAGGTGCTCGCACACGCCGGAAGTCGTTGGTCGCTCGGTGTCATCCATACGCTCGGGGTGTACGGCAGGCTGCGCCATGCCGAAATCGGCAGGCGCATGCACGGGGTGACTCAGCGGATGTTGACGCGCACGTTACGACAACTGGAACGTGACGGCCTGGTGCTCCGTCACGATTTCGACGAAGTGCCTCCTCGAGTCGAATACGAGTTATCCGACACGGGCATGGACCTGCTCGTTCGCATGGTCCCGCTGTGGACCTGGATCGTCGAGAATGCGGACCGCTTCCGAGAAGCGAGGCGGAGTTTCGACAGCCAGCACCGCGACGCGAACTCGTAG
- a CDS encoding aromatic alcohol reductase — translation MNQTDPNATSQNILVLGAGELGLPVLRNLARRAQDIAGAKISVLLRASAVESSAPAKRHDIAEIRDLGIEIVVGDFVKSSIDELAALFARYDTVIGCAGITAGIDTPMKLARAALQAGIPRYFPWQFGVDFDVIGRGSPQDIFDAQLDVREFLRSQHKTEWVIISTGMFMSYLFEPEFGVVDLQNDAVHALGSLDTAVTLTTPDDIGALTAAIVFAQPRIRNEIVYLAGDTVTYAEVADKLQAGLGRPFSRSVWSEQYLLDELARDPNNMMRKYRAAFAQGRGVAWDKSGTFNQRHAIPVTDVASWINANLVSGRGE, via the coding sequence ATGAACCAAACAGATCCTAACGCTACGTCTCAAAACATTCTCGTGCTCGGTGCCGGCGAACTCGGCCTCCCCGTGCTACGCAATCTTGCGCGTCGAGCGCAGGACATCGCAGGCGCGAAGATCAGCGTGCTACTGCGCGCGAGCGCCGTCGAGTCCAGCGCACCGGCCAAGCGGCATGATATCGCGGAGATTCGAGATCTCGGGATCGAGATCGTCGTAGGCGATTTCGTGAAAAGCTCCATCGATGAGCTTGCCGCCTTGTTCGCGCGATACGACACGGTAATCGGTTGCGCGGGCATTACAGCCGGAATCGACACGCCGATGAAGTTGGCGCGAGCTGCGTTGCAGGCGGGCATCCCGCGGTACTTCCCGTGGCAGTTCGGGGTTGATTTCGACGTGATCGGCCGCGGCAGTCCGCAGGACATCTTCGACGCACAGCTGGACGTGCGCGAGTTCCTGCGCAGTCAGCACAAGACCGAGTGGGTCATCATCTCGACCGGCATGTTCATGAGCTACCTGTTCGAGCCGGAATTCGGTGTCGTGGACCTGCAGAACGACGCAGTCCACGCGCTGGGCAGCCTCGACACCGCCGTGACGCTGACTACGCCCGATGATATCGGTGCGCTGACCGCCGCGATCGTGTTCGCCCAACCCCGTATCCGGAACGAGATCGTGTATCTGGCCGGCGACACCGTGACTTACGCGGAGGTTGCCGACAAGCTGCAGGCGGGCCTCGGCCGGCCGTTCAGCCGTTCCGTATGGAGCGAGCAGTATTTGCTGGATGAGCTGGCGCGCGACCCGAACAATATGATGCGCAAGTATCGTGCGGCTTTTGCTCAAGGGCGAGGTGTCGCATGGGACAAGAGTGGGACGTTCAACCAACGCCACGCCATTCCGGTCACCGACGTGGCATCGTGGATCAATGCAAACCTTGTTTCGGGCCGCGGCGAGTAA